The region TCGGCAGCCGTGGGAGCGCGCCGGCCTCGGCATGACGCGCACCTTCCAGACGACGCGCATCGTCAAGGAGCTCTCGGTCGCGGACAACCTGCTCGCCGGTGCGGGTCTGCGGATCTCGGGCAGCCTGCCGCAGTTCGTCGTCGGCATGCCCGCGCAGTGGCGGCAGATCCGCGCCGCCGAGGAGGCCGCGTGGGCGATCGCGTGCCTGCTCGACATCGACCGCTACTGGGACGAGCGGGTGGGCGAGCTGGAGTTCTCCGCCCGCCGGCGGACCGAGCTCGGGCGCGCGCTGCTCTCCGGTCCGCAGATCCTGCTGCTCGACGAACCGACGTCCGGCCTCGACCCCGCGTCCTCCGGCGCCCTGATCGGCCTCGTCCGGCGCCTGCAGGCCGACCTCGGGCTGACTGTCCTGCTCGTCGAGCACTACGTCAAGGCCGTCCTGGAGAGTTGCGACCTCGTCTACGTTCTGACGGAGGGTCAGATCCTGGCCCACGGCGACCCGGACCACGTCGCGGCGGACCCCGACGTACAGGAGCGCTACCTCGGCGCCGGACACGACGCCGCCGCGATCCCGTGGCGCGAGCGCGTCGCGGCCGAGCGGACGGGGGTGACGGGTGACTGAGCACGCCGGCGAACCGCGGCTGAGCCTGCGCGGCCTGCGGTCCGGCTACGACGGGGTGCCGGTCGTCTACGACGTCGACCTCGACGTGAACCCGGGCGAGATCGTCATCCTCGTCGGCGGCAACGGCGCCGGGAAGTCGACCCTGCTGCAGACCGTGATGGGGACCGTCGCCGTGCTGGGCGGCGACATCCGCTACGACGGACGGTCCATCGTCCGGTGGCCGGTGGCCCGGCGCACCCGGGCGGGGATCAGCTACTCCCCCGAGGGCCGCCGCGTCTTTCCGACCCTGACGGTGCGGGAGAACCTCGACGCCGGCGCCTCGCACGTCCCGACCCGCCGCCTGCCCGGCCGGCGGGACGCGGTGTTCTCCTACTTCCCCACGCTCACCGACCGCGCGGGCCAGATCGCGGGCACGCTCTCCGGCGGCGAGCAGCAGATGCTCGCGATCGGCCGGGCGCTGATGTCCGACCCGGCGCTGATCCTCGTCGAGGAACCGTCCCAGGGCCTGGCGCCGGTCGTCGTCGACCGGGTCTACGCGACGCTGCAGAGGATCTGTCTCGACCGCGGGACCTCGGTGGTCATCGCCGAACAGTTCCAGCAGCTGCGGCCCCACGACTGCGACCGCGTCCTCGTCATCGACAAGGGCGAGGTCCGTCCCTCCACACCGGCCCCCACCGCCTGACCGCCCCTGCACTGGAGATGACATCTCTTGTGCATGTGCACAAGAGATGTCATCTCCAATGCAGTCAGGCCGGGTCGGTGAGGTGGATCGTCACCGACCGGAAGCGGGTCGGTGTCGAACGGAGGACGTCGAGGCGGGGATCCGGGACCGTGAGGAACCGCGGCTCGACGGGAACGTCCCGCAGCGGCCCGAGAGCGCGGTCGGCGAGGACACGGTCGACGGCCTTGCGCTCCCCGCCGAGGACGAGCGCGTCGAGGTCCCCGGCCGCCGGGACGAGGATCCGCGCCGCGGTCTCGGCGGCCGCGTCGAGGGCCTGGTCGGCCTGGTTGGCCCGGCGGCGGGCGAAGCGCTGCTGCGACCAGCCGCCGGCGGCGGTGCGGCCCTGGACGTGCCGGGACCCGACCTTCGACTCCCTCAGCGCCGGGCCGACGAAGACGCCGGCCGCGAACCCGCCGAGCCGGACGAGCAGCACGCCCACCCGTCGCTCCGCGGCCGCGTGCGCCGCGAGCGCCGCCACGGGGTCACCGGTCGGCGCCCAGAGACGGAGGAACGGCGGCACGCACTCGGCGACCGTCCTGTTGCCGCCGACCGCGCGCACGCCGTCCGTCGTCGCCGAAACCTCCGTCAGACCGCTGTTGCGGTCGGCAAAGTTGGCGAACCACCGTGGGATGCGCTCCGCCTCGACCTCGACGGAACGCATGGAATGCTCCTCGCGGGATCGGAGGTGGAGCGGCCGAACGCCTCCGATCAAACGTTGAAGCCGAGGGCGCGGAGTTGCTCGCGGCCGTCGTCGGTGATCTTGTCCGGGCCCCACGGGGGCATCCAGACCCAGTTGATGCGGAAGTCCGCGACGAGACCCTCGAGGGCGGCGCGGGTCTGGTCCTCGATGACGTCGGTCAGCGGGCAGGCCGCGGACGTCAGGGTCATGTCGATGGTCGCGATGTTCGACTCGTCGACACTGACCCCGTACACGAGGCCGAGGTCGACGACGTTGATGCCGAGCTCCGGGTCGACGACGTCGCGCAGGGCCTCGGTCAGGTCGTCCTCGGTCGGTGCGCTGGTGGTCATGACGTAGCTCCGTTCGCGAGGGCTTGAGCTGTGGCGTCCTTCCAGGCCATCCAGGAAAGCAACGCGCACTTGATGCGGGCGGGGTACTTCGAGACTCCGGCGAAGGCGACCGCGTCCTCGAGGACGTCCTCGTCGGGGGTGGCCTGGCCCTTGGACTGCATCAGGGCCAGAAACTCTTCGTGCACGGCCATGGCCTCGTCGAGGTCCTTGCCGATGAGCAGCTCGGTGAGCACCGAGGCCGAGGCCTGGCTGATCGAGCAGCCGAGGCTGTCGTAGGAGACGTCGGCGACCTTGCCGTCGACCATGTGCACCCGCAGCGTCACCTCGTCGCCGCAGGTCGGGTTGACGTGGTGCACCTCGGCCTCGAACGGGTCCCGCAGCCCCTTGTGGCGGGGGTTGCGGTAGTGGTCGAGGATGATCTCCTGGTAGAGCGCATCCACATCGCTCACGGCGTCACGCTCCCCTCGAGAAGAACGCCTTCACAGCGTCCAACCCCTCGACGAGGGCATCAATTTCCTCGGGCTTCGTGTAGAGGTAGAACGACGCTCGGGTCGACGCGGTGACCCCGAACCGGGCGTGGACCGGACGGGCGCAGTGGTGGCCGCCGCGGACGGCGACGCCCCGCGAGTCGAGCACCTGGCCGACGTCGTGCGGGTGGATGTCCCCCAGCTCGAAGCTGATCGCACCACCGCGGTCGACGTTCTCGGTCGGGCCGAGGATGCGCAGACCCTCCACCTGCTGGAGCTGCTCCAGCGCGTACCCGGTGAGCGCGTGCTCGTGGGCGCGGATCGCCTCCATGCCGATCGCCGAGAGGTAGTCCAGCGCGACACCGAGCCCGACCGCCTGCACGATCGGCGGCGTCCCGGCCTCGAAGCGGTGCGGCGCCGGCGCGTAGGTCGAGCCCTCCATGCGGACGATCTCGATCATCTCGCCGCCGCCGAGGAACGGCGGGAGCTGGTTGAGCAGCTCCGGCTTCGCGACCAGCACGCCGATGCCCGTCGGCCCGCACAGCTTGTGCCCGGTGAACGCGACGAAGTCGGCCCCGAGCGCGGTGAGGTCCACCGGCATCTGCGTCACGGACTGGGACGCGTCGACGACGACCAGCGCACCGACCTCGTGGGCCCGCCGCGTGATCTCCTCGACCGGGTTGACCGTGCCGAGCGCGTTCGACACCCACACGACCGAGACGACCTTGGTCCGCTCGGTGATGAGGTCGTCGATGTTCGACACGTCGAGCCGGCCCTCGTCCGTGATGCCGAACCACCGCAGCGTCGCACCGGTCCGCTCGCACGCGAGCTGCCACGGCACGATGTTGGAGTGGTGCTCCATCTCGGTGATGACGACCTCGTCACCGGGGCCGAACCCGTACGGCGTGCCCGCGTTCGCGAGGACGTTCGCCACCAGGTTGAGCGCCTCGGAGGCGTTCTTGGTGAAGATGACGCCGTCACGGCTCGGCGCGTTCACGAACGCCGCGACCTTGTCGCGGGCGCCCTCGAACGCGGCCGTCGCCTCCTCGCCGAGCTGGTGCGCCGCGCGCGCCACGTTGGCGTTGTGCAGCGCGTAGTGCTCGGAGATCGCGTCGATCACCGACTGCGGCTTCTGTGACGTGTTCGCCGAGTCCAGGTAGACCAGCGGACGGTCGTCCGCGAGACGCCGCTCCAGGATCGGGAAGTCGGCCCGGATCTTCTCCAGGTCGAGCAGCCCCTCCAGCTGAGGCACCGTCAGGCTCCGGCTTTGGCGAGGAAGCGCTCGTAGCCCTCGGCCTCGAGCTGCTCGGCGAGCTCCGGGCCACCCTCCTCGACGAACCGGCCGTCGACGAAGACGTGAACGAAGTCCGGCGCGATGTAGCGCAGGATCCGGGTGTAGTGCGTGATGAGCAGCAGGCCCTTGTCACCGCCGGAGCGGAACCGGTTCACGCCCTCGGAGACGACCTTGAGCGCGTCGATGTCGAGGCCGGAGTCGGTCTCGTCGAGGATCGCGACCTTCGGGTTCAGCAGCTCCAGCTGCAGCGTCTCGTGGCGCTTCTTCTCACCACCGGAGAAGCCCTCGTTGACGTTGCGCTCGGCGAAGGACGGGTCCATCGACAGCGCGTCCATGGCGCCCTTGACGTCCTTGACCCACGTGCGCAGCTTGGGTGCCTCGCCGTCGATCGCGGTCTTCGCGGTGCGGAGGAAGTTCGAGACGCTCACGCCCGGAACCTCGACCGGGTACTGCATCGCGAGGAACAGACCGGCGCGGGCGCGCTCGTCGACGCTCATCGCGAGGACGTCCTCGCCGTCGAGCGTGATGGTGCCGCTCGTGACGGTGTACTTCGGGTGGCCCGCGATCGTGTAGGCCAGCGTCGACTTGCCCGACCCGTTGGGGCCCATCACCGCGTGGGTCTCTCCCGCGTTGATCGTCAGGGTGACCCCCTTGAGGATCTCCTTGACGCCCTCCGCCGTCTCGACCGAGACGTGGAGGTCCTTGATAGCCAGGGTGCTCATGTCTTTGAAGCTCTTCTCTGATGGGCGATCAGTTGCGGTTGTCTTCGGGGGTCGTCGGGGGCGGAGCCCCCGACCGTCAGTTGAGGGTCTTCGCGAGCTCGGCGTCGATCTTCTGCAGCAGCCGGGTCTGGACGATCGGGACCCCGATGCGGCCGATGATCTCGCCGAAGAAGCCGCGGACCACCATGCGGCGGGCCTCGTCCTCCGGGATACCGCGCGACTGCAGGTAGAAGAGCTGCTCGTCGTCGAAGCGGCCCGTGGCGCTGGCGTGACCGGCACCGGCGACCTCGCCGGTGTAGATCTCCAGGTTCGGGACGGAGTCCGCAGAGGCGCCGTCCGTCAGCAGCAGGTTGCGGTTGAGCTCGTAGGTGTCGGTCCCGGTCGCCTCGGCGCCGATGATGACGTCCCCGATCCAGACCGTGTGCGCCTTCTCGCCCTGCAGCGCGCCCTTGTAGGCGACGTTGCTCCGGCAGTTCGGCACCGTGTGGTCGATCCGCAGCCGGTGCTCGAGGTGCTGGCCGGCGTCGGCGAAGTACAGGCCGAGCATCTCGGCGTCGCCGCCCTGGGCCGTGTAGTGCACCTGCGGGTACAGGCGGACCAGGTTCCCGCCGAAAGTGACGGCGATGGCCTTCACCTTCGCGTCGCGACCGAGCGAGATCCGCTGGTGCGCGAGGTGCACGGCGTCGTCGGCCCAGTCCTGGACGCTGACCAGCGTCAGGTTCGCGCTGTCACCGACGTGCACCTCAACGGTGCCGGCGTACGTGGCGGAACCGAGGTGGTCGAGGACGACCGTCGCGACCGCGAACGGCTTGACGTCGATGACGATGTGCCCGAAGGCGGCGCCGTCGGCGTCCTCGCCGCGGACGGTGATGACCGTCGGGCCCGGCTCCAGTTCCTGAGGCACCGTCACCACGGTGGCGGTCTGGACCGCGGAGAACGCGGCCTCCGCGACGCGGTCGGTGGGAGCGCCGACCTTGCCGACGCGCGGGTCGTCGCGACCCACGGTCTCGACGGTCACGCCCTCACCGGCGTCGACGGACACGACGACCTTGCCGTCGCCCTTCGCGGTCCCGTCGTGCAGGCCACGGAGGCGACGCATCGGGGTGAAGCGCCACTCCTCCTCGCGGCCGGTCGGTACGGGGTGGTTCAGAACAGGGGTGGTCACTAACCCACAGCCCCTTCCATCTGGAGCTCGATCAGGCGGTTCAGCTCGAGGGCGTACTCCATCGGAAGCTCTCGGGCGATGGGCTCGACGAAGCCGCGGACGATCATCGCCATGGCCTCGTCCTCGGACAGGCCGCGGCTCATCAGGTAGAACAGCTGGTCCTCGGACACCTTGGAGACCGTCGCCTCGTGGCCGAGCGCCACGTCGTCCTCGCGGACGTCGACGTACGGGTAGGTGTCCGACCGGCTGATCGTGTCGACGAGCAGCGCGTCGCAGCGGACGGTGGACTTGCTGTGGTGCGCGCCCTCCTGGACCTTGATCAGGCCGCGGTAGGAGGTACGGCCACCGCCACGCGCGACCGACTTGGAGACGATCGAGCTCGACGTGTGCGGCGCGGCGTGGACCATCTTGGCGCCGGCGTCCTGGTGCTGACCCTCGCCCGCGAATGCGATCGAGAGCACCTCACCCTTGGCGTGCTCGCCGGTCATGACGACGCCCGGGTACTTCATTGTGACCTTGGAGCCGATGTTGCCGTCGATCCACTCCATGGTCGCGCCTTCCTGGGCCATGGCGCGCTTGGTGACCAGGTTGTAGACGTTGTTCGACCAGTTCTGGATCGTCGTGTAGCGGCAGCGGCCGCCCTTCTTCACGATGATCTCGACGACGGCGGAGTGCAGCGAGTCCGACGAGTAGATCGGCGCGGTGCAGCCCTCGACGTAGTGCACGTACGCGTCCTCGTCGACGATGATCAGCGTCCGCTCGAACTGGCCCATGTTCTCGGTGTTGATCCGGAAGTAGGCCTGCAGCGGGATGTCGACGTGCACGCCCTTCGGCACGTAGATGAACGAGCCACCGGACCAGACCGCGGTGTTCAGCGCGGAGAACTTGTTGTCCCCGGCCGGGATGACCTTGCCGAAGTACTCCTGGAACAGCTCCGGGTGCTCCTTCAGACCCGTGTCGGTGTCGAGGAAGATGACGCCCTGCTCCTCGAGGTCCTCACGGATCTGGTGGTACACGACCTCGGACTCGTACTGCGCGGCGACGCCGGCGACGAGACGCTGCTTCTCGGCCTCGGGGATGCCGAGCCGGTCGTAGGTGTTCTTGATGTCGTCGGGCAGCTCGTCCCAGGACGTGGCCTGCTTCTCCGTCGACCGGACGAAGTACTTGATGTTGTCGAAGTCGATGCCCGACAGGTCGGAACCCCACGTCGGCATCGGCTTCTTCTCGAAGAGCTTCAGGCCCTTGAGTCGGAGGTCGAGCATCCACTCGGGCTCGTTCTTCTTGGCCGAGATGTCGCGGACGACGTCCTCGTTCAGGCCCCGGCGGGCGCTCGCGCCGGCGACGTCCGGGTCGGCCCAGCCGAAGTCGTATCGGCCGATGCCTTCAAGTGCGTCGGCGGTGCTGGTCATGAGGTGGTCCTTCCGGTGGTTGCGACCGTTGGTACGTAGGTGGTGCACACGCCGTCGCCGTGGGCGATGGTGGCGAGACGTTGCACATGCGTGCCGAGCAGGCGGGCGAATGCCTGGGTCTCGGCCTCGCACAACTGGGGGAACTGCTCGGCCACGTGGGCGACCGGGCAGTGGTGCTGGCAGACCTGCTCGCCGAGCGCGCCGCCCGGGGCGGGCTTGATGCTCGCGGCGTAGCCGTCCGCCGAGAGGGCCTCGGCGAGGACGGCCGGCCGGTCGGCCGGGTCCGCCTGCTCGACGACGCGGCGGTACCGCTCCTCGAGCTCCGCGACCCGGCGGGCCGCGAACTGCTCGACGGCGTGCACCCCGGCGGTCTCGGCCAGGAAGCGCAGGGCGCTCGCGGCGAGGTCGTCGTAGGCCTGGACGAAGTGGTGCCGGCCCGCGTCGGTGACGACGAAGACCTTCGCCGGGCGACCGCGGCCGCGGTGGGCCTGCCCGCGCGGCTCGGCCTCCTCGATGACCCCGTCGGCGAGCAGGGCGTCGAGGTGACGACGCACGGCGGCCGGCGTGAGGTCGAGCTGGGCGGCCAGGTCGGCGGCGGTCGAGCGTCCGTTCTCCAGGATCGCGCGCGCGACCTTCTCGCGCGTCCCGGCGGTGACGTCCTCGACCGGACCGAGGTCGCGCGCGGGCGCCTCGGTCACGGAGTTGGGGTCACGGACGGTTTTCACAACGTCGATGTTACCTAATTCGCCGGGGACGCCAACCAAAAGGGTCAACTTCACCACAGAAGGGTGGAGTAGGCAAGGCTTGCCTTACCTGGATCACCCGCACGGCCGACCCCACCCCCCTCCCTACACTGACCGCCGTGTCCGGGCCCGCCATCGCGATCGCCGGCCTGCGCAAGAGCTACGGCGGGCGGGCCGCGGTCGACGGCCTCGATCTGACCGTCGAGCGTGGGGCGATCACCGCCGTCCTCGGTCCCAACGGGGCCGGCAAGACCACGACGCTGGAGATCTGCGCCGGTCTGCGGACCGCCGACGCCGGGTCCGTGCAGGTCCTCGGGCTCGACCCCCGCCGCGACCGCGCCGCTCTGATGCCCCGCCTGGGCGTGATGCTGCAGGCCGGCGGGATCTACTCCGGCGCGAAGCCGGTCGAGATGCTCCGGCACGTGGCGGCCCTGCACGCCAACCCGCTCGACCCCGAGGAACTGGTCGAGCTTCTCGGCCTCGACGGTGCGCGGCGCACGACGTACCGCCGGATGTCCGGCGGGGAGAAGCAGCTGCTGGCGCTCGGGCTCGCGCTCGTCGGCCGACCCGAGCTCGCGTTCCTCGACGAGCCGACGGCGGGCCTCGACCCGCACGCCCGGCGCCGGACCTGGGACCTGATCTCCGGGCTGCGCGACGTCGGCGTCACCGTCGTCCTGACCACGCACCTGATGGACGAGGCCGAGTCGCTGGCCGACCACGTCCACATCGTCGACAAGGGCCGCCTGATCGTGTCGGGGACGCCGGACGAGCTCACCCGTGCCGGCAACGCGCTGACCTTCTCGGCGCCGCCCGGGCTGCCCGTCTCGACGTTGACCGGCGCCCTGCCCGAGGGCACCGAGGCCAGCGAGCCGACGCCCGGGCACTACCTGGTCTCGGGCCCGATGGACCCGACGACGCTCGCGGCCGTCACGTCCTGGTGCGCGGACCTCGGCGTCATGCCCGACGGGCTCTCCGTCGAGCGCCGGTCGCTCGAGGACGTGTTCCTCGAGCTGACCGGTCGGAAGCTGACCAACTGGGGTCTGAGTGCGCCGGGCCCGGCGCAGACGGGGTCGGGGACATGAGCGTCGACTTCTCCCCCGCCCCCGGTGCCGCGCCGGTCGGGCGGATGGTGCGGGCGCAGACCGCCTTCGAGACCCGGCTGATGCTCCGCAACGGCGAGAACCTGCTGCTGACGGTGATCATCCCGACGCTGCTGCTGATCGTGTTCGCCGCCGCCGACGTGGTGGACACCGGCTCCCTCGACCGCATCGACTTCCTCGCGCCCGGCATCCTCGCCCTCGCGGTGATGTCGACCGCGTTCACCGGGCAGGCCATCGCGACCGGCTTCGAACGCCGCTACGGCGTGCTCAAGCGCCTGGCGGTCTCCCCGCTCCCCCGCTGGGCCCTGCTGACCGGCAAGACGCTCTCGGTGCTCGTCGTGATCGCGCTGCAGCTCGTGCTGCTGACCGGCACCGCGTTCGCCCTCGGCTGGGACCCCGTCGGCTCGGTCGGCATGGTCGTGCCCCTGCTGCTGGTCGGCACCGCCGCGTTCAGCGGACTCGGGCTGCTCATGGCCGGCACCCTGCGCGCCGAGGGCACCCTCGCCGCCGCGAACCTCGTCTACCTCGTCCTGCTGCTGTGCGGCGGCATCGTCGTCCCCCTCGACAAGTTCGGCGGCGCCGCGGACGTGCTCGAATTCACCCCCGCCGCCGCCCTCGCCACCGGCCTCCGGGACGTCCTCACCGGCACCGACGCCACCCCCTGGGCCCCCGTCGCCGTCCTCGCCGTCTGGGCCGCCCTCAGCCTCACCGCCGCCGCCCGCTGGTTCCGCTGGGACTAGCCGGCCCGCCCGGGACGCAACTTCTCCCGCCTGGCGCGCCTGTCCCACGCCCTTGATAGGCGCGCCAGGCAGGAGAAGTTGAGGCCGGAGCGCGTTCACGAGCACCGCCGGAGCATGGCGGCGACCTGGGCGGCGGTGCGGTCGGCGTACCGGTAGACGTCGAGAGCCCCGTAGCGGAGGAGCGGATAGTTGCCCACCACGAGCAGGCGGTTCTCCCGGACGAGGTCGGCGGCGTGGTGGTCGGGCTCCCGGTGCTGCTCGCCGTCGTACTCCAGACCGAACGGGACGCGAACCGGGTAGCCCATGTCGGGGATGCCGAGGAGCTCACCGTCGGGGCCGTAGATCGGCTCGTTGAGCAGCGGCGGCTCGTCGACGCCGCGGTACACGATCACCAGGCGGAGCCGGGACTCCATCATCGAGCGGGCCCGGGTCCGCGCCAGTTCGAGCGCCGCGCGGACCCTGCGGACGTAGGGCCAGTGCGGCCGCTCGTCGGCGTACCGGTTCAGGCCGTGCTTGGTGACCAGGCCCCGGTAGAGGAAGGCGTCCGCCCAGACCGTGGCCTCCATCCGCGACGAGCGGGT is a window of Sporichthya brevicatena DNA encoding:
- a CDS encoding ABC transporter ATP-binding protein produces the protein MTEHAGEPRLSLRGLRSGYDGVPVVYDVDLDVNPGEIVILVGGNGAGKSTLLQTVMGTVAVLGGDIRYDGRSIVRWPVARRTRAGISYSPEGRRVFPTLTVRENLDAGASHVPTRRLPGRRDAVFSYFPTLTDRAGQIAGTLSGGEQQMLAIGRALMSDPALILVEEPSQGLAPVVVDRVYATLQRICLDRGTSVVIAEQFQQLRPHDCDRVLVIDKGEVRPSTPAPTA
- a CDS encoding acVLRF1 family peptidyl-tRNA hydrolase — its product is MRSVEVEAERIPRWFANFADRNSGLTEVSATTDGVRAVGGNRTVAECVPPFLRLWAPTGDPVAALAAHAAAERRVGVLLVRLGGFAAGVFVGPALRESKVGSRHVQGRTAAGGWSQQRFARRRANQADQALDAAAETAARILVPAAGDLDALVLGGERKAVDRVLADRALGPLRDVPVEPRFLTVPDPRLDVLRSTPTRFRSVTIHLTDPA
- a CDS encoding metal-sulfur cluster assembly factor, whose protein sequence is MTTSAPTEDDLTEALRDVVDPELGINVVDLGLVYGVSVDESNIATIDMTLTSAACPLTDVIEDQTRAALEGLVADFRINWVWMPPWGPDKITDDGREQLRALGFNV
- the sufU gene encoding Fe-S cluster assembly sulfur transfer protein SufU: MDALYQEIILDHYRNPRHKGLRDPFEAEVHHVNPTCGDEVTLRVHMVDGKVADVSYDSLGCSISQASASVLTELLIGKDLDEAMAVHEEFLALMQSKGQATPDEDVLEDAVAFAGVSKYPARIKCALLSWMAWKDATAQALANGATS
- a CDS encoding cysteine desulfurase, coding for MPQLEGLLDLEKIRADFPILERRLADDRPLVYLDSANTSQKPQSVIDAISEHYALHNANVARAAHQLGEEATAAFEGARDKVAAFVNAPSRDGVIFTKNASEALNLVANVLANAGTPYGFGPGDEVVITEMEHHSNIVPWQLACERTGATLRWFGITDEGRLDVSNIDDLITERTKVVSVVWVSNALGTVNPVEEITRRAHEVGALVVVDASQSVTQMPVDLTALGADFVAFTGHKLCGPTGIGVLVAKPELLNQLPPFLGGGEMIEIVRMEGSTYAPAPHRFEAGTPPIVQAVGLGVALDYLSAIGMEAIRAHEHALTGYALEQLQQVEGLRILGPTENVDRGGAISFELGDIHPHDVGQVLDSRGVAVRGGHHCARPVHARFGVTASTRASFYLYTKPEEIDALVEGLDAVKAFFSRGA
- the sufC gene encoding Fe-S cluster assembly ATPase SufC codes for the protein MSTLAIKDLHVSVETAEGVKEILKGVTLTINAGETHAVMGPNGSGKSTLAYTIAGHPKYTVTSGTITLDGEDVLAMSVDERARAGLFLAMQYPVEVPGVSVSNFLRTAKTAIDGEAPKLRTWVKDVKGAMDALSMDPSFAERNVNEGFSGGEKKRHETLQLELLNPKVAILDETDSGLDIDALKVVSEGVNRFRSGGDKGLLLITHYTRILRYIAPDFVHVFVDGRFVEEGGPELAEQLEAEGYERFLAKAGA
- the sufD gene encoding Fe-S cluster assembly protein SufD; amino-acid sequence: MTTPVLNHPVPTGREEEWRFTPMRRLRGLHDGTAKGDGKVVVSVDAGEGVTVETVGRDDPRVGKVGAPTDRVAEAAFSAVQTATVVTVPQELEPGPTVITVRGEDADGAAFGHIVIDVKPFAVATVVLDHLGSATYAGTVEVHVGDSANLTLVSVQDWADDAVHLAHQRISLGRDAKVKAIAVTFGGNLVRLYPQVHYTAQGGDAEMLGLYFADAGQHLEHRLRIDHTVPNCRSNVAYKGALQGEKAHTVWIGDVIIGAEATGTDTYELNRNLLLTDGASADSVPNLEIYTGEVAGAGHASATGRFDDEQLFYLQSRGIPEDEARRMVVRGFFGEIIGRIGVPIVQTRLLQKIDAELAKTLN
- the sufB gene encoding Fe-S cluster assembly protein SufB gives rise to the protein MTSTADALEGIGRYDFGWADPDVAGASARRGLNEDVVRDISAKKNEPEWMLDLRLKGLKLFEKKPMPTWGSDLSGIDFDNIKYFVRSTEKQATSWDELPDDIKNTYDRLGIPEAEKQRLVAGVAAQYESEVVYHQIREDLEEQGVIFLDTDTGLKEHPELFQEYFGKVIPAGDNKFSALNTAVWSGGSFIYVPKGVHVDIPLQAYFRINTENMGQFERTLIIVDEDAYVHYVEGCTAPIYSSDSLHSAVVEIIVKKGGRCRYTTIQNWSNNVYNLVTKRAMAQEGATMEWIDGNIGSKVTMKYPGVVMTGEHAKGEVLSIAFAGEGQHQDAGAKMVHAAPHTSSSIVSKSVARGGGRTSYRGLIKVQEGAHHSKSTVRCDALLVDTISRSDTYPYVDVREDDVALGHEATVSKVSEDQLFYLMSRGLSEDEAMAMIVRGFVEPIARELPMEYALELNRLIELQMEGAVG
- a CDS encoding helix-turn-helix transcriptional regulator, coding for MKTVRDPNSVTEAPARDLGPVEDVTAGTREKVARAILENGRSTAADLAAQLDLTPAAVRRHLDALLADGVIEEAEPRGQAHRGRGRPAKVFVVTDAGRHHFVQAYDDLAASALRFLAETAGVHAVEQFAARRVAELEERYRRVVEQADPADRPAVLAEALSADGYAASIKPAPGGALGEQVCQHHCPVAHVAEQFPQLCEAETQAFARLLGTHVQRLATIAHGDGVCTTYVPTVATTGRTTS
- a CDS encoding ABC transporter ATP-binding protein, with the translated sequence MSGPAIAIAGLRKSYGGRAAVDGLDLTVERGAITAVLGPNGAGKTTTLEICAGLRTADAGSVQVLGLDPRRDRAALMPRLGVMLQAGGIYSGAKPVEMLRHVAALHANPLDPEELVELLGLDGARRTTYRRMSGGEKQLLALGLALVGRPELAFLDEPTAGLDPHARRRTWDLISGLRDVGVTVVLTTHLMDEAESLADHVHIVDKGRLIVSGTPDELTRAGNALTFSAPPGLPVSTLTGALPEGTEASEPTPGHYLVSGPMDPTTLAAVTSWCADLGVMPDGLSVERRSLEDVFLELTGRKLTNWGLSAPGPAQTGSGT
- a CDS encoding ABC transporter permease, which produces MSVDFSPAPGAAPVGRMVRAQTAFETRLMLRNGENLLLTVIIPTLLLIVFAAADVVDTGSLDRIDFLAPGILALAVMSTAFTGQAIATGFERRYGVLKRLAVSPLPRWALLTGKTLSVLVVIALQLVLLTGTAFALGWDPVGSVGMVVPLLLVGTAAFSGLGLLMAGTLRAEGTLAAANLVYLVLLLCGGIVVPLDKFGGAADVLEFTPAAALATGLRDVLTGTDATPWAPVAVLAVWAALSLTAAARWFRWD
- a CDS encoding type IV toxin-antitoxin system AbiEi family antitoxin, with the translated sequence MPPRPFVPPELTVGPFHQNTAFAAGLTRHQLASKCWVRLFRSVYVHHLVELTDELRFEALRLAAPADAVATGLTAAWLFGVWTPPPGETVPLHLALPNRGEYREAGVRTSRLVVDEGDIGTWHGVPVTNPERTCFGLMTRSSRMEATVWADAFLYRGLVTKHGLNRYADERPHWPYVRRVRAALELARTRARSMMESRLRLVIVYRGVDEPPLLNEPIYGPDGELLGIPDMGYPVRVPFGLEYDGEQHREPDHHAADLVRENRLLVVGNYPLLRYGALDVYRYADRTAAQVAAMLRRCS